A stretch of Usitatibacter palustris DNA encodes these proteins:
- a CDS encoding prepilin-type N-terminal cleavage/methylation domain-containing protein has translation MAQKGFTLLEMVIAMVLLAAMLSMAWGGLSFALKAWDIGEEKGHRTADWRLTQNFLRRELSELFPMRFKDATTLKFAFDGQPRRLRFVSSRPAGLAAGGLSLVGLEVESAAGGEGRFIMRRAQPDDDAVDFAPLDKAEPTVLLKGVDSIEFSYFGGENDLTEPKWTGEWTFPGRIPQLVRMVVKDRDGQVQGDFIARTFLAEEAGCLENAFQRGCRPRRPNP, from the coding sequence ATGGCGCAGAAGGGCTTCACGCTCCTCGAGATGGTCATCGCGATGGTGCTGCTCGCCGCGATGCTCTCGATGGCCTGGGGAGGACTCTCGTTCGCGCTCAAGGCCTGGGACATCGGCGAGGAAAAGGGACATCGCACGGCCGATTGGCGCCTGACGCAGAACTTTCTGCGCCGCGAGCTATCGGAGTTGTTCCCCATGCGATTCAAAGACGCCACGACGCTCAAGTTCGCGTTCGACGGCCAGCCCCGTCGGCTGCGCTTCGTATCGTCGCGTCCCGCGGGCCTTGCGGCGGGCGGGCTTTCGCTCGTCGGCCTCGAGGTGGAATCGGCGGCGGGAGGCGAGGGGCGCTTCATCATGCGGCGCGCGCAGCCCGATGACGATGCCGTCGATTTCGCGCCGCTCGACAAGGCCGAGCCCACCGTCCTGCTGAAGGGCGTGGACAGCATCGAGTTCTCGTACTTCGGTGGCGAGAACGACCTGACCGAACCCAAGTGGACCGGCGAATGGACATTCCCGGGACGCATCCCGCAGCTCGTGCGCATGGTCGTGAAGGATCGCGATGGCCAGGTGCAGGGCGATTTCATCGCGCGCACCTTCCTCGCCGAGGAAGCCGGCTGCCTCGAGAACGCGTTCCAGCGCGGTTGCCGTCCGCGGAGGCCCAATCCGTGA
- a CDS encoding type IV pilus modification PilV family protein: MRARSQGGFTLLEVVVAFMVLALTVTTIFQIFSTGLSRSGDLEAYSEALAVAQTKLAVVGVEEPLKEGATNGETDDRRYKWSVTVGRHEEIAEGQTTIPPATYSMYRVDARVNWRTSDGRDREISLSTLTLGPRT, encoded by the coding sequence ATGCGCGCGCGATCGCAAGGCGGGTTCACGCTGCTCGAGGTCGTGGTCGCCTTCATGGTGCTGGCACTCACCGTCACCACCATCTTCCAGATTTTCTCCACGGGCCTGTCGCGCTCGGGTGACCTCGAGGCCTACTCGGAAGCGCTCGCCGTCGCGCAGACCAAGCTCGCGGTCGTGGGCGTCGAGGAACCGCTGAAGGAAGGCGCGACCAATGGCGAAACCGATGACAGGCGCTACAAGTGGTCCGTCACCGTTGGCCGCCACGAGGAAATCGCCGAGGGCCAGACCACGATCCCTCCGGCCACGTATTCGATGTACCGCGTGGATGCGCGCGTGAACTGGCGCACCTCGGACGGCCGCGATCGCGAGATCTCGCTCTCGACGCTCACGCTGGGACCGCGCACGTGA
- a CDS encoding GspH/FimT family pseudopilin: MIAAAAMAMLLSITGKGASAADLKAAARTLAAGLRSAQTTAMSTRRDATLTLDVDAREFVFTGGPRSYRLPDGIELKLYTAQTEVESAKKGAIRFYADGSSTGGRVTVGSGERKFLVDVDWLTGRVTITD; the protein is encoded by the coding sequence GTGATCGCCGCGGCGGCGATGGCGATGTTGCTGTCGATCACCGGCAAGGGTGCCTCGGCCGCGGACCTCAAGGCGGCCGCGCGCACGCTGGCCGCGGGCTTGCGCAGCGCGCAGACCACGGCGATGTCCACGCGACGCGATGCAACGCTGACGCTCGATGTCGATGCGCGCGAGTTCGTCTTCACGGGCGGCCCGCGCTCCTACCGGCTGCCCGACGGCATCGAGCTCAAGCTCTACACCGCGCAAACGGAAGTCGAGAGCGCCAAGAAGGGCGCGATCCGCTTCTACGCTGACGGCAGCTCGACGGGCGGCCGCGTCACGGTGGGCTCGGGCGAACGCAAATTCCTGGTCGACGTGGACTGGCTCACGGGCCGCGTCACGATCACCGACTGA
- the gspG gene encoding type II secretion system major pseudopilin GspG — translation MKRNHSRAAGFTLLEIVIVLILLGTIMAFVAPKIFGNLERANQARAKANITQIEGQLEIMKLEAGRYPTTSEGLAALITKPGSMEKWNGPYIKDAGALKDPWGNDFKYSQPGQNGKAFDIVSMGADGKDGGEGDNKDISN, via the coding sequence GCCGGCTTCACGCTCCTCGAGATCGTGATCGTGCTGATCCTGCTGGGCACCATCATGGCGTTCGTCGCGCCCAAGATCTTCGGCAACCTCGAGCGCGCGAACCAGGCCCGCGCCAAGGCGAACATCACCCAGATCGAAGGCCAGCTCGAGATCATGAAGCTCGAGGCCGGCCGTTACCCCACGACTTCGGAAGGCCTCGCGGCGCTGATCACCAAGCCCGGTTCGATGGAGAAGTGGAACGGGCCCTATATCAAGGACGCGGGTGCGCTGAAGGATCCGTGGGGCAACGACTTCAAGTACTCGCAGCCCGGGCAGAACGGCAAGGCCTTCGACATCGTCTCGATGGGCGCGGACGGCAAGGATGGCGGCGAGGGCGACAACAAGGACATCAGCAATTAA